The following are encoded together in the Nocardioides okcheonensis genome:
- a CDS encoding mechanosensitive ion channel family protein, with protein MDIGDSLQNTTDGIFDFLPNLVGFLLILLFGYLISKVVAGIVGKLLDKVHIDRHLHDSSARRYVDSVLPGASPANGIARIVFWFIFIFFITAAIGALGIPAATGFMNDVLAYLPNVIVAILIFVIAALLSGAIAGAVVKFMGDTPTGEVVGTVAPAVIVTIAFFMILEQLQIAPEIVRIAFTAIMFALALGLALAFGLGGRDLAADMLRQAKDKSSDAASQAKHDARVGAERARGEYEQSPSTPSTTPRTTAGGTHDTDEAITSDRAFDPEATQHMPPPASPNR; from the coding sequence ATGGACATCGGAGACAGCCTCCAGAACACGACGGACGGGATCTTCGACTTCCTGCCCAACCTGGTGGGCTTCCTGCTCATCCTGCTCTTCGGCTACCTCATCTCGAAGGTGGTGGCCGGCATCGTCGGCAAGCTCCTCGATAAGGTGCACATCGACAGGCATCTTCACGATAGCTCCGCTCGCAGGTACGTCGACTCAGTCCTGCCCGGCGCCTCACCGGCCAACGGCATCGCCCGGATCGTCTTCTGGTTCATCTTCATTTTCTTCATCACCGCCGCCATCGGCGCGCTTGGCATCCCAGCGGCGACCGGCTTCATGAACGACGTGCTGGCCTACCTGCCCAACGTCATCGTCGCGATCCTCATCTTCGTCATCGCCGCCCTGCTGTCCGGCGCGATCGCCGGCGCCGTCGTGAAGTTCATGGGCGACACCCCGACCGGCGAGGTCGTCGGCACCGTGGCTCCCGCGGTCATCGTGACGATCGCCTTTTTCATGATCCTCGAGCAGCTCCAGATCGCCCCCGAGATCGTGCGCATTGCCTTCACCGCCATCATGTTCGCCCTCGCGCTCGGCCTCGCCCTCGCGTTCGGCCTCGGTGGACGCGACCTCGCCGCCGACATGCTGCGCCAAGCAAAGGACAAGAGCTCGGACGCCGCGAGCCAGGCCAAGCACGACGCCCGCGTCGGCGCCGAGCGCGCCCGTGGCGAGTACGAGCAGTCCCCGAGCACACCCAGCACCACACCTCGCACCACCGCCGGCGGCACACACGACACGGACGAGGCGATCACCTCCGACCGCGCCTTTGACCCCGAGGCCACGCAGCACATGCCGCCGCCCGCCTCACCCAACCGCTGA
- a CDS encoding ANTAR domain-containing protein: MEDADDQHERLVDSLADAEREIKQLQQAVESRTVIGQAEGILMERLGLDSCLAFEYLRRVSSHTNRKVIDIATEIAETRELPKY, from the coding sequence ATGGAAGATGCGGACGATCAGCACGAGCGATTAGTGGACTCGCTCGCTGATGCTGAACGTGAGATCAAGCAGCTGCAGCAGGCGGTCGAGAGTCGCACAGTGATCGGGCAGGCGGAGGGCATCTTAATGGAGCGCCTTGGGCTCGACTCGTGTCTTGCCTTCGAGTACCTGCGACGGGTGTCGTCGCACACCAATCGCAAGGTCATAGACATCGCGACCGAGATCGCCGAGACGCGCGAGCTGCCGAAGTATTGA
- a CDS encoding COG4705 family protein: MSVVGTLISDNLVDNFGVSLWTTTMIFGLALAATFAAWFRSERTLSIHTIVTSRREGFYWLAILCTFALGTSAGDLVSEGLTLGYGTALGIFGALIALVSLAFWKGGLNAVLAFWTAYVLTRPFGASLGDLLTQAPADGGFGLGANATSGLVPDHHLRLRRLVHLQQRREHEAPHPAEPVEVA; the protein is encoded by the coding sequence GTGAGCGTGGTCGGCACGCTGATCTCCGACAACCTCGTCGACAACTTCGGTGTGAGCCTGTGGACCACCACCATGATCTTCGGCCTCGCGCTGGCGGCCACCTTCGCTGCCTGGTTCCGCTCCGAGCGGACGCTGTCGATCCACACCATCGTCACCAGCCGTCGCGAGGGCTTCTACTGGCTGGCGATCCTGTGCACCTTCGCGCTCGGCACCTCCGCCGGTGACCTGGTCTCCGAAGGACTCACACTGGGCTATGGCACCGCGCTGGGCATCTTCGGCGCCCTGATCGCGCTGGTCTCCCTGGCGTTCTGGAAGGGCGGGCTCAACGCCGTTCTGGCGTTCTGGACCGCCTATGTCCTCACCCGCCCCTTCGGCGCGTCGCTGGGCGACCTGCTCACCCAGGCACCGGCCGACGGCGGGTTCGGGCTCGGCGCCAACGCCACCAGCGGCTTGGTTCCTGACCATCATCTTCGGTTGCGTCGGCTGGTTCACCTGCAGCAGCGCCGCGAGCACGAAGCACCGCACCCCGCCGAACCGGTCGAGGTCGCCTGA
- a CDS encoding COG4705 family protein, whose protein sequence is MTNHTDHTGLRTRLTPAAATADSHVAPASSAMLNKVPEVFLLFWVVKILSTAVGETAADYLAGTLGFGLTVTSLIMAGFLAVALAAQFRVRRYVPAIYSGSLSSW, encoded by the coding sequence ATGACCAATCACACCGACCACACCGGCCTGAGGACGAGGTTGACTCCCGCTGCGGCCACCGCTGACTCCCACGTCGCACCCGCGTCCTCTGCCATGCTCAACAAGGTGCCCGAGGTGTTCCTGCTGTTCTGGGTGGTCAAGATCCTGTCCACCGCGGTGGGTGAGACCGCCGCGGACTACCTGGCCGGGACCCTTGGCTTCGGGCTGACGGTCACCTCGTTGATCATGGCCGGCTTCCTCGCCGTCGCCCTGGCCGCACAGTTCCGGGTACGGCGCTACGTCCCTGCCATATACAGTGGCTCACTGTCGTCCTGGTGA
- a CDS encoding sensor histidine kinase, whose translation MWERISRPWSFRQQIVVLTASVTAFAMLLLALVLQLVLAGIADRDVDRVLADRAESVIGATEPNASSTGFSVPAGAVDEGVAVYDSQGRLVAGAPAPRLRQAYERRATITRSVVDGVGDVSRVRAEPFTVGGSSGVVVVNEYLQPYEEAERLALIVSLATGAMTVAAAAGVAAWAIRKALKPVERMASTASDWSEHDLARRFSLGAPTNEITALGATLDTLLDRVSTAIRSEQRLTSELAHELRTPLTTIQGTADLMLMREGEQLTDSARHDVREISNASRRMAHTIAALLEVARTEATVLQAGHSQLNEVIADVLGELRDDSIRLEVDVEDIRLAMPHGLAVRTLSPVVHNAVCHANGVVELSGHRHSGQVEVWVRDDGPGVPPELRAVIFEPSTTTAAGGTGAGLGLALARRVARGAGGEVSLRTPDSEAPAAETGVGAGAGAGAGATFVVRLPLA comes from the coding sequence GTGTGGGAGCGGATCTCGCGGCCGTGGTCCTTCCGCCAGCAGATCGTGGTGCTGACTGCGAGCGTCACCGCGTTCGCGATGCTGCTGCTCGCTCTCGTGCTCCAGTTGGTCCTGGCTGGCATCGCCGACCGGGACGTCGACCGGGTGTTGGCCGACCGGGCCGAGTCGGTGATCGGCGCCACCGAGCCCAACGCGAGCTCGACGGGTTTCTCGGTCCCGGCTGGTGCGGTCGACGAGGGTGTCGCGGTCTATGACTCCCAAGGACGGCTGGTGGCGGGGGCCCCGGCGCCGCGGCTCCGGCAGGCCTACGAGCGGCGCGCCACGATCACTCGGTCCGTGGTGGACGGCGTCGGTGACGTCAGTCGCGTGCGCGCCGAGCCGTTCACGGTGGGTGGCTCGAGCGGTGTGGTCGTAGTCAACGAGTACCTGCAGCCATACGAGGAAGCAGAGCGGCTGGCCCTGATCGTCAGCCTGGCCACTGGTGCGATGACGGTGGCTGCGGCCGCCGGAGTGGCGGCATGGGCAATTCGCAAGGCACTGAAACCGGTCGAGCGGATGGCGTCGACCGCGTCCGACTGGAGCGAGCACGACCTGGCCCGACGGTTCTCGCTCGGGGCCCCCACCAACGAGATCACCGCCCTGGGTGCCACCTTGGACACCCTGCTCGACCGCGTGTCCACCGCGATCCGCTCCGAACAACGGCTCACCTCCGAGCTGGCCCACGAGCTCCGCACCCCCCTGACGACCATCCAGGGCACCGCCGACCTCATGCTGATGAGGGAGGGGGAGCAGCTGACGGATTCGGCCCGCCACGACGTGCGCGAGATCTCGAACGCCAGCCGACGAATGGCCCACACCATCGCGGCACTGCTGGAGGTCGCCCGCACCGAGGCCACCGTCCTGCAAGCTGGACATTCCCAGCTGAATGAGGTGATCGCGGACGTGCTGGGTGAACTCCGCGACGACTCGATCCGGCTCGAGGTCGACGTCGAGGACATCCGCCTTGCGATGCCCCACGGCTTGGCGGTCCGCACCCTGAGCCCCGTCGTCCACAACGCCGTCTGCCACGCGAACGGCGTCGTGGAACTCTCCGGGCATCGGCATTCGGGTCAGGTCGAGGTATGGGTGCGCGACGACGGCCCCGGGGTCCCTCCCGAGCTGCGTGCGGTGATCTTCGAACCGAGCACTACTACCGCGGCCGGTGGTACGGGCGCCGGGCTCGGGCTGGCGCTGGCCCGCCGCGTCGCGCGCGGGGCAGGCGGCGAAGTCAGCCTGCGTACCCCCGACTCCGAGGCACCTGCAGCCGAGACAGGCGTGGGTGCTGGCGCCGGAGCGGGCGCGGGGGCGACGTTCGTGGTGCGACTGCCGTTGGCCTAG
- a CDS encoding response regulator transcription factor: MIRFLAGWHADAGLIGERASDGGSTMQVGVLEDDPAIRRLLGEALRMSGHEVLMAFDGGEALRRFGADSGIDVIVVDIGLPDSDGRDVVQALRSSGQQAPLVFLTALDALHDRMAGFGAGGDDYVAKPFEVVELIARIEALGRRARPTTSGSGLVLDPAGHSVRTTMGEVLLTPTEFRMLAAITSRPGEVVRRRTVIAAAWPHGAIVAGNTVDSFMRRIRTKLDSIDATASIDTVRGVGYRLTSEPK, from the coding sequence GTGATCAGGTTCTTGGCAGGTTGGCATGCCGATGCTGGACTGATCGGGGAGCGGGCGAGCGACGGAGGGTCGACGATGCAGGTGGGGGTGTTGGAGGACGACCCAGCAATCCGGCGGCTGCTCGGTGAGGCGTTGCGGATGAGCGGACACGAGGTGCTGATGGCCTTCGACGGAGGCGAGGCCCTGCGGCGTTTCGGCGCAGACAGCGGCATCGACGTGATCGTCGTCGACATCGGCCTTCCCGACTCCGACGGCCGGGACGTGGTGCAAGCGTTGCGCTCGTCGGGTCAGCAGGCGCCGCTGGTGTTCTTGACCGCGTTGGATGCCCTGCATGACCGGATGGCCGGGTTTGGTGCCGGCGGGGACGACTACGTCGCCAAGCCGTTCGAGGTGGTTGAGCTGATCGCCCGGATCGAGGCATTGGGGCGGCGCGCCCGCCCGACGACGTCGGGGTCGGGGCTGGTGCTGGACCCGGCCGGGCACTCGGTGCGCACCACCATGGGTGAGGTGCTGCTCACTCCCACGGAGTTCCGGATGCTCGCCGCGATCACCTCGCGCCCCGGCGAGGTCGTACGACGGCGCACGGTGATCGCGGCGGCATGGCCGCACGGGGCGATAGTGGCCGGAAACACCGTCGACTCGTTCATGCGCCGGATCCGCACGAAGCTGGACTCGATCGACGCGACGGCGTCGATCGACACGGTGCGCGGCGTCGGGTACCGGCTGACGTCAGAGCCGAAGTGA
- a CDS encoding recombinase family protein: MARSLPDARAIADELTARHISLSLGGSVYDPTDAVGKLLFNVLAMVAEFESDLIRLRTVEGMKVARAKG; encoded by the coding sequence CTGGCTCGTTCCCTGCCCGATGCTCGCGCGATCGCCGACGAGCTCACGGCCCGGCACATCAGCCTGAGCCTGGGCGGGTCGGTCTACGACCCCACCGATGCGGTCGGGAAGCTGCTGTTCAACGTGCTGGCGATGGTTGCGGAGTTCGAGTCGGACCTAATCCGGCTACGCACAGTCGAGGGCATGAAAGTCGCCAGAGCCAAAGGCTGA
- a CDS encoding Abi family protein — MALHGPATAAATALEHAISNDRYASYLAAASGNPHLARDLYVWDRDLAGAIMADLAIVEVGLRNAMHHALTNEWGAFWYERADVELDDRSCNQLATAWNHLPRAIRNNPTGPDVPGRLVAQCTFGFWVNLLDAGDHAGRSPRRYRTDYENLWRPALRKAFPGGRAEVANDPDPGARFVRSWTHGVAKRVNVLRNRVAHHEPLHNGFPLPGQHARRTPAQAHDDYLKLARMIDRDLAEWIRQDTDVPDLLNNRPV, encoded by the coding sequence GTGGCTCTGCATGGCCCCGCAACCGCTGCCGCCACCGCGCTCGAGCACGCCATCTCCAATGACCGTTACGCGTCCTACCTCGCCGCAGCATCCGGCAATCCACACCTAGCGCGGGACCTATACGTGTGGGACCGCGACCTCGCCGGCGCAATCATGGCAGACCTTGCCATCGTGGAAGTCGGCCTCCGCAATGCGATGCACCACGCGCTCACGAACGAGTGGGGGGCGTTCTGGTACGAGCGCGCAGACGTCGAACTCGACGATCGCTCCTGCAACCAGCTCGCTACTGCCTGGAACCACCTCCCCCGCGCAATCCGCAACAATCCCACCGGACCCGACGTCCCGGGCCGCCTTGTCGCGCAGTGCACTTTCGGGTTCTGGGTCAACCTCCTCGACGCCGGCGACCACGCAGGCCGGTCCCCGCGCCGATACCGCACCGACTACGAGAACCTATGGCGCCCAGCCCTCCGCAAAGCGTTCCCGGGCGGAAGAGCGGAAGTCGCAAACGATCCCGATCCCGGAGCCCGCTTCGTTCGGTCGTGGACCCATGGCGTCGCGAAACGCGTCAACGTCCTTCGCAACCGGGTGGCCCACCACGAGCCACTCCACAACGGGTTCCCCCTCCCCGGCCAGCACGCGAGAAGAACACCGGCCCAAGCTCACGACGACTACCTCAAGCTCGCACGGATGATCGACCGCGACCTGGCCGAGTGGATCCGCCAAGACACCGACGTGCCAGACCTGCTCAACAACCGGCCTGTGTGA
- a CDS encoding recombinase family protein, translated as MSALLVGYARCSTDQQDLTAQRDGLLSLGVQPDRIYVDHGLTGTNRERPGLREALAACRAGDTLVVTKLDRLARSLPDARAIADELTLRQVSLSLGGSVYDPTDAVGKLLFNVLAMVAEFESDLIRLRTVEGMKVARAKGRLRGKQPKLSRKQEAHLVSLVHSGEYSTLEVAELFGVGRSTVYRAIERQRIAAKADLAEARARR; from the coding sequence ATGAGCGCGCTGCTTGTCGGGTACGCCCGATGCTCCACCGATCAACAAGACCTGACCGCTCAACGCGACGGGCTCCTTAGCCTGGGTGTCCAGCCGGACCGGATCTACGTCGACCATGGACTGACCGGAACCAACCGGGAGCGCCCTGGACTGCGCGAGGCCCTCGCCGCCTGTCGGGCTGGCGACACGCTAGTGGTCACCAAGCTCGACCGCCTCGCGAGGTCGCTACCTGATGCTCGGGCGATCGCTGACGAGCTGACGTTGCGGCAGGTCAGTCTGAGCTTGGGCGGGTCGGTCTACGACCCGACCGACGCCGTCGGGAAGCTGCTATTCAACGTACTTGCCATGGTGGCCGAGTTCGAGTCTGACCTGATCCGGCTTCGCACGGTGGAGGGCATGAAGGTCGCCCGGGCGAAGGGACGGTTGCGCGGGAAGCAGCCCAAGCTGAGCCGCAAGCAGGAGGCACACCTGGTGTCCTTGGTCCACAGCGGCGAGTACAGCACCCTCGAGGTCGCCGAGCTGTTCGGCGTCGGTCGCTCCACCGTCTACCGCGCGATCGAACGCCAACGCATTGCGGCCAAAGCGGACCTCGCAGAGGCACGAGCGCGTCGCTGA
- a CDS encoding RCC1 domain-containing protein encodes MESWDAIVAVAVGNVHTANNTGRSHTIGLRADGSLLATGWNDDGQCDVLGWRDVIAVAAGWRRTLGLLDDGTVRAAGRGSEGQCDVAPWRDVIGVSCGDWHSVAVRADGTALAVGVNRRRQCAVEGWHDLVAVAAGYMHTLGLRDDGRALATGARATGACDVDSWENVVQLDAGSYHSVAVTAKGTALAAGDNSHGQCDVSGWESIVAIAAGSTHTLGLRVDGTVLSTGNNADGQCTTNAWTGVQVVR; translated from the coding sequence GTGGAGTCGTGGGACGCGATCGTCGCAGTGGCGGTAGGAAATGTTCATACAGCGAACAACACGGGGCGATCCCACACGATCGGCCTGCGCGCGGATGGCTCGTTGTTGGCCACGGGCTGGAACGACGACGGGCAATGCGACGTGCTCGGGTGGCGGGACGTCATTGCCGTGGCCGCAGGCTGGCGTAGAACTCTCGGGCTGCTCGACGATGGGACCGTCAGGGCTGCAGGTCGAGGTTCAGAGGGCCAGTGCGACGTGGCCCCGTGGCGCGACGTCATCGGCGTGTCCTGTGGGGACTGGCACTCGGTCGCGGTGCGCGCCGACGGCACGGCTCTTGCGGTGGGCGTCAACCGCCGCCGACAGTGCGCGGTCGAGGGGTGGCACGATCTGGTGGCTGTCGCGGCCGGTTACATGCACACGCTCGGGTTGCGAGATGACGGACGAGCGCTGGCTACCGGAGCCCGGGCGACGGGTGCGTGCGATGTTGACAGCTGGGAGAACGTCGTTCAGTTGGACGCGGGCAGCTATCACTCAGTCGCGGTCACTGCCAAAGGGACCGCCCTCGCTGCTGGTGACAACAGCCATGGCCAGTGCGATGTCTCTGGCTGGGAGAGCATCGTCGCGATCGCTGCAGGCTCCACCCATACCCTCGGCTTGCGAGTCGACGGCACGGTCCTGAGCACCGGAAACAACGCCGACGGTCAGTGCACGACAAACGCCTGGACGGGCGTCCAGGTTGTTCGGTAG